One window from the genome of Actinoplanes teichomyceticus ATCC 31121 encodes:
- a CDS encoding SUKH-3 domain-containing protein: MDGAVRLHGETRQILKDAGWHVNRAVDTERWEAELVADGFAPLHPVAMRFLAEFGGLTVPDGGAGVTRARESFTLTPTDCRGEADSFVEWGEDIGRSIAPIGVLAGGTCAWANLGIDEQGEVYVVSSALATFGRMPRALDRLVLGHMPRDLN; the protein is encoded by the coding sequence ATGGACGGCGCGGTACGGCTACACGGGGAAACCCGTCAGATCCTGAAAGATGCCGGGTGGCACGTGAATCGCGCCGTCGACACGGAGCGATGGGAAGCGGAACTCGTCGCCGACGGGTTCGCGCCCCTGCATCCCGTGGCCATGCGATTTCTCGCCGAGTTCGGCGGTCTCACAGTTCCTGACGGCGGTGCTGGAGTCACTCGCGCTCGCGAGTCGTTCACGCTGACGCCTACCGACTGCCGCGGCGAAGCGGACAGTTTTGTCGAATGGGGCGAGGACATCGGCCGCAGTATCGCCCCGATCGGCGTACTGGCGGGCGGAACCTGCGCCTGGGCCAACCTCGGAATAGACGAGCAGGGCGAGGTGTACGTCGTCAGTAGCGCGCTGGCCACCTTCGGCCGAATGCCGCGAGCTCTGGACCGGCTTGTTCTCGGCCATATGCCCCGCGACCTCAACTGA
- the murJ gene encoding murein biosynthesis integral membrane protein MurJ, whose translation MAVATLASRVAGFVRVLVLTAALGLGTRLLDAYNVANTLPNAVYELLIGGAMASVVVPLLARAALTDPDHGVLYTQRLLSLMVYALSAVTLLALAVAPWLVDLYAPGFSPAQRDLAVAFSRYFLPQILFYGVSATAGAVLNIRGSFAAPAWAPLANSLVVIAVGLLYVLNPSFPLLAAGTSAGVLAQTALVVWALARSGFPIRLRLDPRGIAIRRIGGLAGWVLLSVLGAQALLAAATRVASMSGAGGVTAYQNALAVFQVPFAVIALSVMTTMLPRLSRSAARRDHDRIVRDLSLAVRVAVAVMAPIAVALVLFGRPVATLLFDHGNSAPATVRLLGTVLAVFGPALVPFSAYAILQRGFYALQDTRTPALITAGVTGIGIAGCAVSGSVLPAGSIVVGVPVSYTIAYTCGLAATVVLLRRRFGWIDGRRLLRTHLRVLAAAAAGGGGAAAVLALSGTPAATVAAAAAGAFGYLAVARLLHVGELRLVVTTTLAGLRPL comes from the coding sequence ATGGCCGTCGCGACCCTGGCGTCCCGGGTGGCCGGGTTCGTGCGGGTGCTGGTGCTGACCGCGGCGCTCGGGCTCGGCACCCGGCTGCTGGACGCCTACAACGTGGCGAACACCCTGCCCAACGCGGTCTACGAGCTGCTCATCGGCGGCGCGATGGCCAGCGTCGTGGTGCCGCTGCTGGCCCGCGCGGCGCTGACCGATCCGGATCACGGAGTGCTCTACACGCAGCGGCTGCTGTCCCTGATGGTCTACGCGCTGAGCGCGGTCACGCTGCTCGCCCTGGCCGTCGCCCCGTGGCTGGTGGACCTCTACGCGCCCGGCTTCAGCCCGGCCCAGCGCGACCTGGCCGTCGCCTTCAGCCGGTACTTCCTGCCGCAGATCCTGTTCTACGGGGTGAGCGCGACCGCCGGCGCCGTGCTCAACATCCGCGGGAGCTTCGCGGCCCCGGCGTGGGCGCCGCTGGCCAACAGCCTGGTGGTGATCGCGGTCGGCCTGCTCTACGTGCTGAACCCGAGCTTTCCGCTGCTCGCGGCCGGGACGAGTGCCGGTGTCCTGGCCCAGACGGCGCTGGTGGTGTGGGCGCTGGCGCGGTCCGGGTTCCCGATCCGGCTGCGCCTGGACCCGCGGGGCATCGCGATCCGGCGGATCGGCGGGCTGGCCGGGTGGGTGCTGCTGTCGGTGCTGGGCGCGCAGGCGCTGCTGGCCGCGGCGACCCGGGTGGCGTCGATGAGCGGGGCGGGCGGGGTCACCGCGTACCAGAACGCGCTCGCGGTCTTCCAGGTGCCGTTCGCGGTGATCGCGCTGTCGGTGATGACCACCATGCTGCCGCGGCTGAGCCGCAGCGCGGCCCGGCGCGACCACGACCGGATCGTGCGGGACCTGTCGCTCGCGGTACGGGTCGCGGTGGCCGTGATGGCGCCGATCGCGGTCGCCCTGGTGCTGTTCGGGCGGCCGGTCGCCACGCTGCTGTTCGACCACGGCAACAGCGCGCCCGCGACGGTGCGGCTGCTCGGGACGGTGCTGGCGGTGTTCGGGCCGGCGCTGGTGCCGTTCAGCGCGTACGCGATCCTGCAGCGGGGCTTCTACGCGCTGCAGGACACCCGGACACCGGCGCTGATCACGGCCGGGGTGACCGGGATCGGGATCGCCGGGTGCGCGGTGTCCGGGTCCGTGCTGCCGGCCGGGTCCATCGTGGTCGGGGTGCCGGTGTCCTACACGATCGCGTACACGTGCGGGCTGGCCGCGACGGTCGTGCTGCTGCGGCGGCGGTTCGGGTGGATCGACGGGCGGCGGTTGCTGCGTACCCACCTGCGGGTCCTCGCCGCGGCGGCGGCCGGTGGCGGCGGCGCCGCCGCGGTCCTCGCCCTCTCCGGGACCCCGGCCGCGACCGTGGCCGCGGCCGCCGCCGGGGCGTTCGGCTACCTGGCCGTGGCGCGCCTGCTGCACGTCGGTGAGCTGCGGCTGGTGGTCACCACCACGCTCGCCGGCCTGCGCCCGCTCTGA
- a CDS encoding DUF427 domain-containing protein, giving the protein MSLNVGVEMMRLFGELRHASTGKWVRARLGGRLAVDSRAALLLWEPRRIVPTYAVPDRDVRAELVPVEPAADSDVPVLHPGIPFAVHSTPGQPYDVRVGDDVRERAAFRPDDTDLAGHVAFDFDAFSWTEEDEPLFAHPRDPFSRVDARRSSRHVRVERDGVLLAESHTPTLVFETKLTPRFYLPREDLKAEVLPSDTVTACPYKGRATYLSFTVGEDLAWTYPDPLPEASPLAGLVAFFDEVVDVTVDGVPWGRPDAPLARS; this is encoded by the coding sequence ATGAGCCTGAACGTCGGGGTCGAGATGATGAGGCTTTTCGGCGAGCTGCGGCACGCGTCGACCGGCAAATGGGTCCGCGCCAGGCTCGGCGGCCGGCTCGCCGTCGACAGCCGTGCCGCACTGCTGCTGTGGGAACCGCGCCGCATCGTGCCCACCTACGCCGTGCCGGACAGGGATGTCCGAGCCGAACTCGTACCCGTCGAGCCGGCTGCGGACAGCGACGTACCGGTGCTGCACCCCGGCATCCCGTTCGCCGTGCACTCCACGCCCGGGCAGCCGTACGACGTGCGCGTCGGGGACGACGTCCGCGAGCGTGCCGCCTTTCGCCCGGACGACACGGACCTCGCCGGTCACGTCGCGTTCGACTTCGACGCGTTCTCCTGGACGGAGGAGGACGAGCCCCTGTTCGCGCACCCGCGCGACCCGTTCTCCCGCGTCGACGCGCGGCGCAGCAGCCGGCACGTGCGCGTCGAGCGGGACGGCGTGCTGCTCGCCGAATCGCACACCCCGACACTCGTGTTCGAGACGAAGCTCACCCCGCGCTTCTACCTGCCGCGCGAGGACCTCAAGGCGGAGGTTCTGCCCAGTGACACGGTGACGGCCTGCCCGTACAAGGGCCGCGCCACGTACCTGTCGTTCACGGTGGGGGAAGATCTGGCCTGGACCTACCCCGACCCGCTGCCCGAGGCCTCGCCGCTCGCCGGCCTGGTCGCGTTCTTCGACGAGGTTGTCGACGTCACCGTCGACGGCGTGCCCTGGGGTCGGCCCGATGCGCCGCTCGCCAGGTCATGA
- a CDS encoding helix-turn-helix transcriptional regulator encodes MSRHLMGAGEIAKRLGLSRQRVQQLAERDDWPEPFDELAMGRVWLISDIEAWIQRQRIEQRSGEPPPET; translated from the coding sequence ATGTCACGACACCTCATGGGAGCCGGGGAAATCGCCAAACGGCTCGGGCTCAGCCGGCAGCGCGTCCAGCAACTCGCCGAGCGCGACGACTGGCCGGAACCGTTCGACGAGCTGGCCATGGGCCGGGTCTGGCTGATCTCCGACATCGAGGCCTGGATCCAGCGGCAGCGCATCGAACAGCGGTCCGGTGAGCCGCCGCCGGAGACGTGA
- a CDS encoding FAD/NAD(P)-binding protein — MSSLVEAVAPTHREAATRQTVAIIGGGASGALLARALIRRTDHEVVLVAPDRAPGRGVAYGAAEPWHVLNARAGAMTADFDDPLDVVRWSAARGRPVQPGDFLPRAVYGDYLAERFAETVAESGGRLRHHLTTATALRSGPDGHVVLTGAGPVRADQVVLAVGNPLPGRLPGVSEAAYASPRFHPDPWAERRDLPADEPVLLLGTGLTAVDVALSLSAAGHRGQVEALSRRGLLPLAHPETPPAPVRLDLPDRLTLRQLLRRVRAEIAGGADWVAVVDELRHHADRLWHEFGDTDRQRFLRHVVRYWDVHRHRMAPPVAARIAELRERGALRFTAGRLRAVRPGPRGGLLVEVEGASARRFGAVICCTGPGTLPGAANPLLAGLFRDGAARPAPYGLGVDTDPDGRVVDARGHIRPGLWLAGPLRRGRSWEATAVPEIRAQINRLVSALQVRTGG; from the coding sequence ATGTCGAGCCTCGTCGAAGCCGTTGCGCCCACCCACCGGGAAGCCGCGACCCGGCAGACCGTGGCCATCATCGGCGGGGGCGCCAGCGGGGCGCTGCTGGCCCGGGCGCTGATCCGCCGTACGGATCACGAAGTCGTCCTGGTCGCGCCGGACCGCGCGCCCGGCCGCGGCGTCGCCTACGGCGCGGCCGAGCCCTGGCACGTGCTCAACGCCCGGGCCGGCGCGATGACCGCCGACTTCGACGACCCACTGGACGTGGTCCGCTGGTCGGCCGCCCGGGGCCGGCCCGTGCAGCCGGGCGACTTCCTGCCCCGGGCGGTCTACGGCGACTATCTCGCCGAGCGCTTCGCCGAGACCGTGGCCGAATCCGGCGGCCGGCTGCGGCACCACCTCACCACCGCGACCGCGCTGCGGTCCGGGCCCGATGGCCACGTCGTGCTCACCGGCGCCGGCCCGGTCCGCGCCGACCAGGTGGTCCTCGCCGTCGGCAACCCGCTGCCCGGCCGCCTGCCCGGGGTGAGCGAGGCGGCGTACGCCAGCCCGCGCTTCCACCCCGACCCCTGGGCCGAGCGCCGGGACCTGCCCGCCGACGAGCCGGTGCTGCTGCTCGGCACCGGGCTGACCGCGGTGGACGTCGCGCTGAGCCTGTCCGCGGCCGGCCACCGCGGACAGGTCGAGGCGCTGTCCCGCCGCGGTCTGCTGCCGCTGGCCCACCCGGAGACCCCGCCCGCCCCGGTCCGCCTCGACCTGCCCGACCGGCTCACCCTGCGGCAGCTGCTGCGCCGGGTGCGGGCCGAGATCGCCGGTGGGGCCGACTGGGTCGCCGTGGTGGACGAGCTGCGTCACCACGCCGACCGGCTCTGGCACGAGTTCGGCGACACCGACCGGCAACGCTTCCTGCGGCACGTGGTGCGGTACTGGGACGTGCACCGGCACCGGATGGCCCCGCCGGTCGCCGCCCGCATCGCCGAGCTGCGCGAGCGGGGCGCGCTGCGGTTCACCGCCGGCCGGCTGCGCGCGGTCCGGCCCGGCCCGCGCGGCGGCCTGCTCGTCGAGGTCGAGGGGGCGTCGGCCCGCCGGTTCGGCGCGGTGATCTGCTGTACCGGGCCGGGCACCCTGCCCGGCGCCGCCAACCCGTTGCTCGCCGGGCTGTTCCGTGACGGCGCCGCCCGCCCCGCGCCGTACGGCCTGGGTGTCGACACCGACCCGGACGGCCGTGTCGTCGATGCGCGCGGGCACATCCGGCCCGGACTGTGGCTGGCCGGCCCGTTGCGCCGCGGCCGCTCCTGGGAGGCGACCGCGGTCCCGGAGATCCGCGCGCAGATCAACCGGCTGGTCTCCGCGCTGCAGGTCCGCACCGGCGGGTAG
- a CDS encoding DUF2203 domain-containing protein produces the protein MGLFTLEEARAELDRLRPVLEEIIEVRADMVELSAALVPGGEPTRLGGLPERKAAEARLNELMTVVQESGAELKGVAPLLVDFPADLNGVPVLLCWLEGEAELGWYHRPDLGVAGRRRLPPVD, from the coding sequence ATGGGGCTGTTCACGCTGGAGGAAGCGCGCGCGGAGCTGGACCGGCTGCGGCCCGTCCTCGAGGAGATCATTGAGGTTCGGGCCGACATGGTGGAGCTGTCCGCGGCGCTGGTTCCGGGTGGCGAGCCGACGAGGCTGGGCGGTCTGCCGGAGCGGAAGGCGGCGGAGGCGCGGCTCAACGAGCTGATGACGGTCGTGCAGGAGTCGGGAGCGGAGCTCAAGGGAGTCGCGCCGCTGCTGGTCGACTTCCCCGCCGACCTGAACGGCGTGCCGGTGCTGCTGTGCTGGCTGGAGGGCGAAGCCGAACTAGGCTGGTACCACCGGCCGGACCTCGGCGTCGCGGGCCGGCGCCGGCTCCCTCCGGTCGACTGA